In Sphingopyxis sp. 113P3, one DNA window encodes the following:
- the hisC gene encoding histidinol-phosphate transaminase, which yields MTNVTPTLTPKPWISGIAPYVPGKSAGADGRPLIKLSANENSLGTSDAARAAFAAAQGAADALSRYPDPGSNHLREAIAAKFGLDPSRIICGNGSDELLHLAAGTYAGAGDEILYVRYGFAVYEIAARRVGATPVEAEDRDYATDVDALLAAVTDKTRVVYLANPNNPTGTLATREEVARLHAGLPKDVLFVIDQAYAEYLAPDQDDGGLELAKTEPNVFVTRTFSKIHGLAAERIGWGYASSDVISSLHRIRLPFNVTRAGQAAAVAALGDDDFVIRSREHNARWRAWLAREIEGLGNHGVRVVPSATNFLLVLFEGSVSAETVYNRLMDAGYIVRWLPGQGLPHALRMTIGTEEETRGLAAAIRAALAG from the coding sequence ATGACCAACGTGACCCCGACGCTCACACCGAAGCCGTGGATCAGCGGCATCGCTCCCTATGTTCCCGGCAAGTCCGCGGGCGCCGACGGGCGGCCGTTGATCAAGCTCAGCGCGAACGAAAACTCGCTCGGCACCAGCGATGCGGCGCGCGCAGCCTTCGCGGCAGCGCAGGGCGCCGCCGATGCTCTATCGCGCTATCCCGACCCGGGATCCAACCATCTGCGCGAAGCGATTGCCGCCAAGTTCGGGCTCGATCCGTCGCGCATCATCTGCGGCAACGGGTCGGACGAACTGCTGCACCTTGCCGCCGGGACCTACGCCGGCGCGGGCGACGAGATTCTCTATGTGCGTTATGGATTTGCGGTCTACGAGATCGCGGCCCGGCGGGTCGGCGCAACCCCCGTCGAGGCCGAGGATCGCGACTATGCGACCGATGTCGACGCGCTCCTCGCCGCGGTGACCGACAAGACACGCGTCGTCTATCTTGCCAATCCGAACAATCCGACCGGGACCCTCGCGACGCGCGAGGAGGTAGCGCGGCTCCATGCGGGCCTGCCCAAGGATGTGCTGTTCGTGATCGACCAGGCCTATGCAGAATATCTCGCGCCCGACCAGGACGACGGCGGCCTCGAACTGGCGAAGACAGAGCCGAACGTCTTTGTCACCCGGACCTTTTCGAAGATTCACGGCCTCGCCGCCGAGCGGATCGGGTGGGGCTATGCGTCTTCGGACGTGATTTCGTCACTGCACCGCATTCGCCTCCCCTTCAATGTCACGCGCGCCGGACAGGCAGCGGCGGTCGCAGCGCTCGGCGATGATGATTTTGTAATCCGCAGCCGCGAGCATAATGCCCGGTGGCGCGCCTGGCTGGCGCGGGAGATAGAGGGGCTGGGGAATCATGGCGTGCGCGTCGTACCGTCGGCGACAAACTTCCTGCTCGTGCTGTTCGAGGGCAGCGTGAGCGCCGAGACGGTGTATAATCGCCTGATGGACGCGGGCTATATCGTACGCTGGCTGCCGGGGCAGGGGCTGCCACATGCGCTGCGCATGACGATCGGCACCGAGGAAGAGACGCGAGGGCTGGCGGCGGCGATCCGCGCCGCGCTTGCGGGCTGA
- the metX gene encoding homoserine O-acetyltransferase MetX, whose product MASLLHEIQHHGVTINAPLALDSGQSLPSVTIAYQSYGTLAPDKSNAVLVCHALTGDQYVASNHPATGKPGWWARMVGPGKPVDTDRFFVICANVLGSCMGSSGPASPDALTGAPLGMAFPVITIGDMVRAQAMLLDHLGIARLHAVIGGSMGGMQTLAWASAYPERLASAIVIASAARHSAQNIAFHEVGRQAIMADPDWQDGQYYGGTRGPTKGLAVARMAAHITYLSEAGLTEKFGRRLQARDAKSFGFDADFQIESYLRHQGLAFTDRFDANAYLYITRAMDYFDLAEAHDGQLANAFAGAKDVRFTLVSFDTDWLYPTAESRRIVQALQSVGAAASFVELSAPFGHDSFLLEVPALDAIVAGSLEAGLA is encoded by the coding sequence ATGGCGAGCCTGCTTCACGAGATCCAGCATCACGGCGTGACGATCAACGCACCGCTGGCGCTCGACAGCGGCCAGTCGCTGCCCTCCGTAACGATTGCCTATCAAAGCTACGGCACGCTCGCGCCGGACAAATCGAACGCGGTGCTGGTCTGCCACGCGCTCACCGGCGACCAATATGTCGCGAGCAATCATCCCGCGACCGGCAAGCCCGGCTGGTGGGCGCGTATGGTTGGGCCGGGCAAGCCCGTCGACACGGACCGCTTTTTCGTGATCTGCGCCAATGTGCTCGGCAGCTGCATGGGGTCGAGCGGCCCGGCGAGTCCCGATGCTCTGACCGGTGCGCCGCTCGGCATGGCATTTCCGGTGATTACGATCGGCGACATGGTGCGTGCACAGGCCATGCTGCTCGACCATCTCGGCATCGCCCGGCTTCATGCCGTCATCGGCGGTTCGATGGGCGGAATGCAGACGCTTGCCTGGGCCTCGGCCTATCCCGAACGGCTTGCCTCGGCGATCGTTATCGCCAGCGCGGCGCGTCATTCGGCGCAGAATATCGCGTTTCACGAAGTGGGGCGACAGGCGATCATGGCCGATCCAGACTGGCAGGACGGCCAATATTATGGCGGTACGCGCGGGCCGACGAAGGGCCTCGCTGTCGCGCGGATGGCGGCGCACATCACCTATTTGTCCGAAGCGGGGCTGACCGAGAAATTCGGTCGCCGCCTGCAGGCCCGCGATGCGAAGAGCTTCGGTTTCGACGCGGATTTCCAGATCGAATCCTATCTCAGACATCAGGGGCTCGCATTTACCGATCGCTTTGACGCAAACGCCTATCTCTACATCACCCGCGCGATGGATTATTTCGACCTCGCAGAAGCGCATGATGGCCAGCTCGCGAACGCCTTTGCGGGTGCTAAAGATGTACGTTTCACCCTGGTAAGCTTCGACACCGACTGGCTCTACCCCACCGCCGAATCGCGCCGCATCGTCCAGGCGCTGCAAAGCGTCGGCGCGGCGGCGAGCTTCGTCGAGCTGTCGGCGCCCTTCGGCCATGACAGCTTCCTTCTCGAGGTTCCTGCGCTCGACGCGATAGTGGCGGGGTCTCTTGAGGCAGGCCTCGCGTGA
- the metW gene encoding methionine biosynthesis protein MetW: MKLRPDLAIIADAVPGASRVLDVGCGDGELMAALREKGVDARGLEIDPANVTAAIARGQSVVQGDANHDLADYPDNAFDYAILSQTLQTTERPDRVVDELLRIAPRAFVSFPNFAHWRVRLALLWNGRMPVTRLLPVAWYETPNIHHVTVSDFRDLVRARGIAVERAWYLSGDRPTSDAAASWRAEHAIFLIARG; encoded by the coding sequence ATGAAGCTGCGTCCTGACCTTGCAATCATCGCAGACGCGGTCCCTGGGGCGTCACGCGTGCTCGACGTCGGCTGCGGCGACGGCGAACTGATGGCCGCGCTCCGCGAAAAGGGTGTCGATGCGCGCGGGCTGGAGATCGATCCCGCCAATGTCACAGCAGCAATCGCCCGCGGTCAGTCGGTCGTTCAAGGCGACGCCAACCACGATCTGGCCGACTATCCCGACAACGCCTTCGACTATGCCATTCTCTCACAGACGCTCCAAACGACCGAGCGACCCGATCGCGTCGTAGATGAACTGCTTCGCATCGCGCCCCGCGCTTTTGTCAGTTTTCCCAATTTTGCGCACTGGCGCGTGCGGCTTGCCCTGCTGTGGAACGGCCGGATGCCGGTAACCCGGCTGCTTCCCGTCGCCTGGTATGAAACCCCGAACATCCACCATGTCACGGTAAGCGATTTTCGGGACCTGGTGCGCGCACGCGGCATCGCAGTCGAGCGCGCCTGGTATCTCTCGGGTGACCGCCCCACGAGCGACGCGGCGGCAAGCTGGCGCGCCGAACACGCAATATTCCTGATCGCGCGGGGCTGA
- a CDS encoding TetR/AcrR family transcriptional regulator codes for MDEPNRAAAEERSAPDAAGTRDKTPRTDRGRRTLRKLLDAAAVEFGERGFHEASISAITRRAGTALGSFYTYFDSKEEIFQALVRYMSEQLRDHVTPIVQTAPDEIAAERIGLESFLGFVREHREIYRIIDEAEFVDYASYRRHYETTVERIRQRLDAGAARGEIRSDVGEIHAWAIAGMNVFLGMRYGLWDADADIVEVARTANDLLAKGLRPSDR; via the coding sequence ATGGATGAGCCGAACAGAGCGGCGGCAGAGGAGCGATCGGCACCGGACGCCGCCGGCACACGCGACAAGACCCCGCGAACGGATCGCGGGCGGAGAACCCTGCGCAAGCTCCTTGACGCGGCCGCCGTCGAATTTGGCGAGCGCGGCTTTCACGAAGCGTCAATCAGCGCGATCACGCGGCGGGCGGGCACTGCGCTCGGCAGCTTCTATACCTATTTCGATTCCAAGGAGGAAATCTTTCAGGCGCTTGTCCGCTATATGAGCGAGCAGCTGCGCGACCATGTGACGCCAATCGTCCAGACCGCTCCCGACGAAATTGCCGCTGAGCGCATAGGCCTTGAATCCTTTCTGGGTTTCGTTCGCGAACATCGCGAAATTTACCGTATCATCGACGAGGCCGAGTTCGTCGATTACGCGAGCTATCGCCGCCACTATGAAACGACCGTCGAGCGCATTCGCCAGCGGCTGGACGCGGGCGCCGCGCGCGGCGAAATCCGCTCCGACGTCGGCGAGATTCACGCCTGGGCGATTGCCGGAATGAACGTCTTTCTGGGCATGCGTTATGGCTTGTGGGACGCTGACGCCGACATTGTTGAGGTTGCACGGACCGCGAATGACTTGCTGGCGAAGGGATTGAGGCCGAGCGATCGCTAG
- a CDS encoding TonB-dependent receptor, protein MRPFARQMRRAILATTTMSMLAFAPAAFAQEDPGAISDDAGEIIVTARRRDERLVDVPIAVTAISGDTLAKAGALDITDIANMAPNTTLENSRGTNSTLTAFIRGVGQQDPVPGFEAGIGIYLDDVYLNRPQAAVLDIYDVERIEVLRGPQGTLYGRNTIGGAVKYVTRRLDPDTPELRIRGTLGTFKQADLVVTASAPVSDLIRVGGSVARLSRGGFGDNLNIPGLENYNKDVWAGRASIEMGGHGAPVFIRISGDYTRDKSDPRNGHRLIPGLISGAPVLDNVYDTRAGLNDPKQDVKAYGLAMNVSAELSDNLTLRSISAWRKDTSFTPIDFDALPAVDVDVPAVYRNEQLSQEFQLLYDSDRLHGLVGFYYLDARAATSFDVLLGLTGATIGLPGLNGYTAGDVRTDTWSVFGDFTFDFTDSLSLSVGGRYTNDKRDAFVYKANRITGLSPEFGGTLDPIAIAVATDFRGQRTFKEFTPRASLSFKPDADNLIYASYSKGFKGGGFDPRGSGTSAPISDASVGRTYADIYNFLAFDPEKVDSYEIGYKGSLLDRRLTLSLAGFYMDYKDVQIPGSVGCVVGGVQSFCGITTNAAKARLQGFEAEASAVLARDFAGAGSAVRFNGSVGFIDAKYKRFIGPTGVDVSDERTFQNTPKWTAAGTIAATIPAMGGMVDASTGLTYRSLTHQFEVPIPALDQPGYVLWDASLVWTADSGDYSIGLHGKNLANKHYITSGYNYQNAAGGSTLGLEGVLTAFYGNPRQVFVTGTMKF, encoded by the coding sequence ATGCGTCCTTTCGCCCGCCAGATGCGCCGCGCGATCCTCGCCACAACGACGATGTCGATGCTCGCGTTCGCGCCCGCTGCCTTCGCACAGGAGGATCCAGGAGCGATCAGCGACGATGCAGGCGAAATCATCGTCACGGCGCGCCGCCGCGACGAGAGGCTGGTCGACGTGCCGATCGCGGTGACCGCCATTTCAGGCGATACACTCGCCAAGGCCGGCGCGCTCGACATCACCGACATCGCCAACATGGCCCCGAATACGACGCTCGAAAATTCGCGCGGCACCAACTCGACCCTCACCGCCTTCATCCGGGGCGTTGGCCAGCAAGATCCGGTGCCGGGCTTTGAAGCAGGGATCGGCATCTATCTCGACGACGTCTATCTCAACCGTCCGCAAGCAGCTGTGCTCGACATCTACGACGTCGAACGAATCGAGGTCCTGCGGGGTCCGCAGGGCACGCTTTACGGGCGCAATACAATCGGCGGTGCGGTCAAATATGTGACGCGACGCCTCGACCCCGACACCCCTGAGCTGCGCATCCGCGGCACGCTGGGCACCTTCAAGCAGGCCGACCTCGTCGTGACGGCCAGCGCGCCGGTCAGCGACCTGATCCGCGTCGGTGGCTCGGTCGCGCGCCTGTCGCGCGGTGGCTTCGGTGATAATCTCAATATTCCGGGGCTTGAAAACTACAACAAGGACGTATGGGCGGGCCGCGCTTCGATTGAAATGGGGGGCCACGGAGCGCCCGTCTTCATTCGCATTTCGGGTGACTACACGCGCGACAAGTCGGACCCGCGCAACGGGCACCGCCTGATCCCCGGCCTTATCTCTGGCGCGCCCGTCCTCGACAATGTCTATGACACCCGTGCCGGGCTCAACGACCCGAAGCAGGATGTGAAGGCCTATGGCCTCGCCATGAACGTCTCTGCCGAGCTGAGCGACAATCTGACGCTGCGTTCGATCAGTGCGTGGCGCAAGGATACGAGCTTCACGCCGATCGATTTCGATGCGCTGCCAGCCGTCGACGTCGACGTGCCCGCGGTTTATCGCAACGAGCAGCTCAGTCAGGAATTTCAGCTCCTGTACGACAGTGACCGGCTTCACGGTCTCGTCGGCTTCTATTATCTCGATGCCCGCGCCGCGACGTCGTTCGATGTGCTTCTGGGTCTGACCGGCGCGACGATCGGACTTCCGGGACTCAACGGATATACGGCGGGCGACGTGCGGACCGACACCTGGTCGGTGTTCGGCGACTTCACCTTCGATTTCACCGACAGTCTCAGCCTGTCGGTCGGAGGGCGCTATACAAACGACAAGCGCGACGCCTTCGTTTACAAGGCGAACCGGATCACGGGTCTGTCTCCCGAATTCGGCGGCACTCTCGATCCCATCGCCATCGCGGTCGCTACCGATTTCCGGGGCCAGCGCACCTTCAAGGAATTCACACCGCGCGCATCGCTGAGCTTCAAGCCCGACGCCGACAATTTGATCTACGCCTCCTATTCGAAAGGATTCAAGGGCGGCGGCTTCGATCCCCGCGGCTCGGGAACCTCGGCGCCGATCAGCGATGCCAGCGTCGGGCGGACCTATGCCGATATCTACAACTTCCTCGCCTTCGACCCGGAAAAGGTCGACAGTTACGAGATTGGCTACAAGGGATCGCTGCTTGACCGCCGGCTGACGCTCAGCCTCGCCGGCTTCTACATGGACTATAAGGACGTGCAGATACCAGGCTCGGTCGGGTGTGTGGTCGGCGGGGTTCAAAGCTTCTGCGGTATCACCACCAACGCCGCAAAGGCACGCCTCCAGGGTTTCGAAGCCGAAGCCAGTGCCGTGCTCGCCCGCGATTTCGCGGGGGCGGGTTCGGCGGTCCGCTTCAACGGATCGGTCGGCTTCATCGACGCAAAATACAAGCGCTTCATCGGCCCGACCGGCGTCGATGTCTCGGATGAGCGAACCTTCCAGAACACGCCCAAGTGGACCGCCGCCGGCACAATCGCCGCGACGATCCCGGCGATGGGCGGCATGGTCGATGCCTCGACCGGTCTCACCTATCGCAGCCTCACCCACCAGTTCGAAGTGCCGATCCCGGCGCTCGACCAGCCGGGCTATGTGCTATGGGACGCAAGCCTCGTCTGGACCGCCGACAGCGGCGACTATTCGATCGGCCTCCACGGCAAGAACCTCGCGAACAAGCATTATATCACGTCGGGTTATAATTATCAGAATGCCGCGGGCGGCTCGACGCTCGGTCTTGAAGGCGTGCTCACCGCTTTCTACGGCAACCCGCGTCAGGTCTTCGTGACGGGTACCATGAAATTCTGA
- a CDS encoding CaiB/BaiF CoA transferase family protein: MNQSVSRPLEGLRVIELARVLAGPWCGQLLADLGAEVIKIERPEVGDDTRHWGPPFVTGAAGEDLGAAYYHSCNRGKRSIAIDIATGAGQTALRELLADADVVIENYKVGGLAKYGLDPARLRADFPQLIVCSVTGFGQTGPYAHRAGYDYIVQAMSGFMSLTGEPDGPPQKAGIAYADIFTGLYSTVAILAALRRRDVMGAGAHIDMALLDSQVAVLANQAANYLASGVVPKRMGSGHANVVPYQVFATADGQLVIAVGNDSQYRKLCTILGMPEWGTDPRFATNAARLENRSTLIPMLAAKIAAWDAQPLSLALDAEGVPAGPINDLAGVFADPQVVARGMRFRPEGAAIDAVASPIVIDGERMIAARGAPPLGE; this comes from the coding sequence ATGAACCAGTCGGTTTCGCGGCCGCTCGAGGGCCTGCGCGTCATTGAACTTGCCCGCGTGCTCGCGGGCCCCTGGTGCGGACAATTGCTCGCTGACCTCGGTGCCGAGGTGATCAAGATCGAGCGGCCGGAGGTGGGCGACGATACGCGCCATTGGGGCCCGCCTTTTGTGACGGGCGCGGCGGGCGAAGATCTGGGCGCCGCCTATTATCACAGCTGCAACCGCGGCAAGCGAAGCATCGCGATCGACATCGCGACCGGCGCGGGGCAGACCGCGCTGCGCGAGCTGCTCGCAGACGCCGACGTCGTTATCGAAAATTACAAGGTGGGGGGGCTCGCCAAATATGGCCTCGACCCCGCGCGGCTTCGCGCCGACTTTCCGCAGCTGATCGTCTGTTCGGTCACGGGTTTTGGCCAGACCGGCCCTTATGCGCACCGTGCCGGCTACGACTATATCGTCCAGGCGATGAGCGGATTCATGTCGCTCACCGGCGAGCCCGATGGGCCGCCGCAGAAGGCCGGCATCGCCTATGCCGACATCTTCACCGGCCTCTATTCGACCGTTGCCATCCTTGCCGCGCTGCGGCGTCGTGACGTCATGGGGGCAGGGGCCCATATCGACATGGCCCTCCTCGACAGCCAGGTCGCGGTGCTCGCCAATCAGGCCGCCAACTATCTGGCGAGCGGGGTCGTGCCAAAGCGGATGGGCAGCGGACATGCCAATGTCGTCCCCTATCAGGTCTTTGCGACGGCCGATGGGCAGCTTGTCATCGCGGTGGGCAATGACAGTCAGTACCGCAAGCTTTGCACGATCCTGGGCATGCCCGAATGGGGCACGGACCCACGCTTTGCGACCAATGCAGCGCGGCTTGAGAACCGCTCTACCCTGATCCCGATGCTGGCGGCAAAGATTGCCGCCTGGGACGCGCAGCCGCTTTCGCTCGCGCTTGACGCCGAGGGCGTGCCGGCGGGGCCGATCAACGATCTCGCCGGCGTCTTCGCTGATCCGCAGGTGGTGGCGCGCGGCATGCGCTTTCGCCCCGAAGGTGCGGCAATCGACGCTGTCGCGAGCCCGATTGTCATCGACGGCGAGCGAATGATCGCCGCGCGCGGGGCGCCGCCGCTCGGGGAATAA
- a CDS encoding acyl-CoA dehydrogenase, whose protein sequence is MADPQRIEALDPFDPLALEAELSEEERMVRDTARGYAQGALLPRVTSAFLEERFDREIMREMGQLGLLGATIDPEYGGAGLNYVSYGLIAREVERVDSGYRSACSVQSSLVMHPINAYGSEEQKRRFLPGLASGELVGCFGLTEPDAGSDPAGMRTRAEKIEGGYRLKGAKMWITNSPIADVFVVWAKSDAHDGAIRGFLLEKGMKGLAAPKIEGKVSLRASITGEIVMDGVEVGEDALLPNVSGLKGPFGCLNRARYGIGWGAMGAAEFCYEAARSYTLERKQFGRPLAANQIVQLKLANMLTEIALGTEAALRVGRLIDEGRLAPDRISLLKRNNCGKALDIARTARDMHGGNGIAAEYHVIRHAVNLETVNTYEGTHDVHALILGRAITGISAFS, encoded by the coding sequence ATGGCCGATCCGCAGCGCATCGAGGCGCTCGACCCGTTCGACCCGCTGGCGCTCGAAGCCGAGCTCTCTGAGGAAGAAAGGATGGTGCGCGACACCGCGCGTGGTTATGCGCAAGGCGCGCTGCTGCCCCGCGTCACCTCTGCCTTCCTCGAGGAGCGTTTCGACCGCGAGATCATGCGCGAAATGGGACAACTCGGCCTGCTCGGCGCGACCATCGATCCTGAATATGGTGGAGCCGGGCTCAATTATGTCAGCTACGGGCTGATCGCACGCGAAGTCGAGCGCGTCGATTCAGGTTATCGTTCGGCCTGCTCGGTGCAAAGCAGCCTCGTGATGCACCCGATCAACGCCTATGGCAGCGAGGAGCAGAAACGTCGCTTCCTGCCAGGCCTCGCTTCGGGCGAGCTGGTCGGCTGCTTTGGTCTTACCGAGCCCGATGCGGGCAGCGACCCCGCGGGGATGCGAACGCGCGCAGAGAAGATCGAAGGCGGCTACCGCCTCAAGGGCGCGAAGATGTGGATTACCAATTCGCCGATCGCGGACGTTTTTGTCGTCTGGGCGAAATCCGACGCCCATGATGGTGCGATCCGCGGATTCCTCCTCGAGAAGGGAATGAAGGGTCTGGCGGCCCCAAAGATCGAGGGCAAGGTTTCGTTGCGCGCATCGATCACCGGCGAAATCGTGATGGACGGGGTTGAGGTCGGTGAAGACGCGTTGCTCCCCAATGTGTCAGGGTTGAAGGGCCCATTTGGCTGCCTCAATCGTGCGCGCTACGGCATCGGCTGGGGCGCTATGGGTGCCGCAGAATTCTGCTATGAAGCAGCTCGCAGTTACACACTTGAGCGCAAGCAGTTCGGGCGGCCGCTTGCGGCGAACCAGATCGTGCAGCTCAAGCTTGCAAACATGCTCACCGAGATCGCGCTCGGCACCGAGGCCGCGCTGCGCGTGGGGCGGTTGATCGACGAGGGGCGGCTTGCCCCCGATCGGATCAGCCTCTTGAAGCGCAACAATTGCGGCAAGGCGCTCGATATCGCGCGGACCGCGCGCGACATGCATGGCGGCAACGGCATCGCGGCCGAATATCATGTGATCCGCCACGCCGTGAATCTCGAGACGGTGAACACCTATGAGGGCACGCACGACGTCCACGCGCTGATCCTCGGCCGCGCGATCACCGGCATCAGCGCCTTTTCCTGA
- a CDS encoding mitofilin family membrane protein — MAIDSDKSVRTDEGARGKSPSFRSLAIGAMLVLVIGIVGGGWAMTRLLPGSGPAPAIKVAPAPVPGSAVSPEDSAAPAARPAEPAMVVAPVDSASALSVRVAELETRLSRITLEAASASGNATRAEGLLIAFAARRALDRGLSLGYLEAQLRLRFGDDQPNAVKTIIDTSRDPITLEQLRSELDALAPQLVGRNGESSGSLWTGFRRELSELFVVRPAGAPSPRASERIERARRYLGAGQVDKAIEEVQALPGAEAASEWLIDARRYHEARRALDLIETAAILEPRDSPAAAIARKGATTP, encoded by the coding sequence ATGGCAATCGACAGCGACAAAAGCGTCCGCACCGACGAGGGCGCTCGCGGAAAGAGTCCTTCGTTCCGTAGTTTAGCGATCGGCGCCATGCTGGTCCTGGTGATCGGCATTGTCGGCGGCGGATGGGCGATGACGCGCCTGCTGCCAGGCAGCGGGCCGGCGCCCGCCATTAAGGTGGCGCCCGCGCCGGTGCCAGGCAGCGCTGTGTCACCCGAAGATAGTGCGGCACCGGCGGCGCGGCCCGCCGAGCCCGCAATGGTCGTGGCTCCGGTGGATAGTGCGAGCGCCCTGTCGGTACGGGTGGCGGAGCTTGAAACGCGGCTGTCGCGCATCACGCTTGAAGCGGCGTCGGCGTCAGGGAACGCGACGCGCGCCGAGGGGTTGCTGATCGCATTTGCTGCGCGCCGGGCACTCGACCGCGGTCTGTCGCTCGGCTATCTTGAGGCGCAGCTGCGGCTGCGCTTTGGAGATGACCAGCCCAATGCGGTAAAGACGATCATCGATACCTCGCGCGACCCGATTACCCTCGAGCAACTGCGCAGCGAACTCGATGCGCTCGCCCCGCAGCTCGTTGGCCGCAATGGCGAGAGCAGCGGCAGTCTGTGGACCGGTTTCAGGCGCGAACTCAGCGAATTGTTCGTCGTGCGCCCGGCGGGCGCTCCGTCGCCGCGCGCGTCCGAGCGCATCGAACGCGCGCGCCGATATCTGGGAGCGGGGCAGGTCGACAAGGCGATCGAGGAGGTTCAGGCGCTCCCCGGGGCGGAAGCAGCGAGCGAGTGGCTGATCGATGCGCGCCGCTATCACGAGGCGCGGCGCGCGCTTGACCTCATCGAGACCGCAGCGATATTGGAGCCACGCGACAGCCCCGCTGCCGCGATCGCCCGCAAGGGCGCGACCACTCCCTAG
- a CDS encoding uroporphyrinogen-III synthase — translation MSKGLPLIVTRPDPGGAATVSRARAVGLDARHCPLFAVHPLAWTAPDPAHFDALLLTSAQAARLGGDGLARLAVLPVHAVGAATAEAARAAGLSVVEVGATDGQTLIDAMTSRGIERILWLCGRDRTRFDARGAAISAIACYAADAVAPPDDWPALITAPAVLLAHSRRGAERIADLVPGRRAHLTLGAISCKAAAAAGAGWSNVAVAERPDDAAMLALACALCHKG, via the coding sequence ATGAGCAAAGGGCTGCCGCTCATTGTCACGCGCCCCGATCCTGGTGGAGCAGCGACGGTGTCTCGCGCGCGCGCGGTCGGGCTCGACGCGCGGCATTGTCCGCTCTTTGCGGTGCACCCGCTCGCCTGGACCGCGCCCGATCCCGCTCACTTCGACGCGCTGCTGCTGACGAGCGCGCAGGCGGCCCGGCTCGGAGGCGACGGTCTGGCAAGGCTGGCGGTGCTGCCCGTCCATGCGGTCGGCGCGGCGACGGCTGAGGCCGCGCGCGCGGCGGGTCTCAGCGTCGTAGAAGTTGGCGCAACCGACGGGCAGACATTGATCGATGCCATGACGTCACGCGGAATAGAGCGGATTCTTTGGCTTTGCGGGCGCGATCGGACGCGCTTCGACGCGCGCGGTGCTGCGATTAGCGCGATTGCCTGCTATGCGGCCGATGCCGTAGCGCCGCCCGACGACTGGCCGGCCTTGATCACCGCGCCCGCGGTCCTTCTCGCGCACAGCCGGCGCGGTGCTGAACGGATCGCCGACCTCGTGCCGGGTAGACGCGCGCATCTGACGCTCGGGGCGATCAGCTGCAAGGCGGCGGCTGCGGCGGGGGCAGGATGGAGCAATGTCGCAGTTGCAGAGCGACCCGATGACGCGGCAATGTTGGCACTCGCCTGTGCTTTGTGCCACAAAGGCTGA
- the hemC gene encoding hydroxymethylbilane synthase gives MTEIPTLDAPLRIGTRASPLAMAQATMAATALRSAHGLDAAALVIVPITATGDKIQDRALAEVGGKALWTRELDAMLDTGVIDVAVHSLKDVETLRDARFRLAAILPRADPRDRLVVREGLVASTIADLPPGAKLGTSSPRRAAQVKRLRADLETVLLRGNVATRLAKLAAGEADATLLAAAGLDRLGLHDIGVVQDAALLLPAASQGAIGIECRSDDGRVHALVAAVDDARTHAAVMAERAFLAALGGDCRSPVAAHARFLNDGTLRLDGEIFSVDGADHVADHALIGDSEAAAVLARRLLAEAPESVRRLFAP, from the coding sequence ATGACCGAGATTCCAACCCTCGACGCGCCGCTGCGTATCGGCACGCGCGCCTCGCCGCTAGCGATGGCGCAGGCAACCATGGCGGCGACGGCGCTCCGCTCGGCGCACGGGCTAGATGCTGCGGCGCTCGTCATCGTGCCGATCACGGCAACCGGGGACAAGATTCAGGACCGCGCGCTGGCGGAGGTCGGTGGCAAAGCCTTGTGGACCCGCGAGCTCGACGCGATGCTTGATACCGGCGTTATCGATGTCGCGGTGCATAGTCTGAAGGATGTCGAAACGCTCCGCGACGCGCGCTTCAGGCTGGCGGCGATACTGCCCCGCGCCGACCCGCGCGACCGGCTCGTGGTTCGCGAGGGGCTCGTGGCCTCGACGATCGCGGACCTGCCACCCGGAGCGAAACTGGGAACGAGTAGCCCGCGCCGCGCCGCACAGGTCAAGCGGCTGCGCGCGGACCTCGAAACGGTGCTGCTGCGCGGCAATGTGGCGACACGACTCGCCAAACTCGCGGCAGGCGAGGCCGATGCGACCCTCCTCGCGGCGGCGGGGCTCGATCGGCTCGGACTGCACGACATCGGCGTTGTGCAGGATGCAGCGCTCCTGCTTCCCGCTGCATCGCAGGGGGCGATCGGGATCGAATGCCGCTCGGACGATGGACGGGTGCACGCGCTGGTCGCGGCGGTGGACGACGCGCGGACGCATGCCGCGGTGATGGCGGAGCGCGCCTTTCTCGCCGCGCTGGGCGGCGACTGCCGTTCGCCGGTTGCGGCGCATGCGCGCTTCCTGAACGACGGCACGCTCCGGCTCGACGGCGAGATTTTCTCGGTCGACGGCGCCGACCATGTGGCGGATCATGCCCTTATCGGCGACAGCGAGGCCGCGGCGGTACTTGCGCGCCGGCTGCTCGCCGAAGCCCCTGAATCTGTCCGGCGCCTGTTCGCGCCATGA